A DNA window from Zingiber officinale cultivar Zhangliang chromosome 3A, Zo_v1.1, whole genome shotgun sequence contains the following coding sequences:
- the LOC122051311 gene encoding carboxymethylenebutenolidase homolog isoform X1, translating into MGTASAVLTLLPLLPRRALVASSSPGRTRALLSSGGVSSSVSGLRPRFPPLSHRPRRCNLYCRRGMPLGRKVTGKSLCSQVELEDDVDDEACELVNGVELVIGEGEDSFRAYLLKAVKNNNGTGVLLLSDALGFEDSATRDFAYRVACYGYNVLVPDLFRANPWKLNWAVDGFDSWLSKQSPERVARDVDACTAWMIDEFLAAGISKKLGVIGFSFGGGHLMEALSRDEQAYYGTGICFYGSNMDPSKGSSIKTPVLFVSGDNDPSCPVTTLNEIEKKIQGSRVVIYHGRGQGFVHRPESEEEDEAAEDAFSIMRNWLHDNLLVRETELLV; encoded by the exons ATGGGCACCGCCTCCGCCGTCCTCACCCTCCTCCCCTTACTCCCTCGCAGAGCACTTGTAGCCTCCTCCTCCCCTGGGCGTACCCGGGCGCTCCTTAGTAGTGGCGGCGTCTCCTCTTCTGTAAGCGGATTGCGTCCACGTTTTCCCCCCTTATCGCACAGGCCC AGGAGATGCAACTTGTATTGCAGGAGAGGCATGCCTCTTGGCCGAAAAGTGACCGGCAAGTCACTTTGCAGTCAAGTGGAACTAGAGGATGATGTTGATGATGAAGCATGTGAGCTTGTCAATGGAGTTGAGCTGGTTATCGGAGAGGGCGAGGACAGTTTCCGCGCATACTTACTGAAGGCAGTGAAGAACAACAATGGAACAGGTGTGCTGCTTCTATCCGATGCACTTGGTTTTGAAGATTCAGCTACAAGGGACTTTGCCTATCGAGTGGCTTGCTATGGCTACAA TGTTCTTGTCCCTGATTTATTTCGAGCGAATCCATGGAAGCTAAACTGGGCGGTGGATGGGTTCGATTCCTGGTTATCCAAACAATCACCTGAAAGGGTTGCTAGAGATGTCGACGCATGCACAGCCTGGATGATTGATGAATTTCTAGCTGCCGGAATCTCAAAAAAACTCGGCGTCATCGGATTCTCTTTCGGCGGTGGACATCTTATGGAAGCCTTATCTCGTGATGAGCAAGCATACTATGGCACCGGCATCTGTTTCTATGGCTCAAACATGGACCCATCCAAAGGGAGCAGCATCAAAACACCGGTTTTGTTTGTTTCCGGAGATAACGATCCCTCCTGTCCTGTAACTACACTGAATGAGATTGAGAAGAAGATTCAAGGCTCGAGGGTCGTGATATACCATGGCAGAGGACAAGGGTTTGTGCATCGACCAGAGtcggaggaggaagatgaagctGCAGAGGATGCTTTTTCTATCATGAGGAATTGGTTGCATGATAATTTGCTTGTAAGGGAAACTGAGTTACTTGTGTGA
- the LOC122051311 gene encoding carboxymethylenebutenolidase homolog isoform X2, with product MPLGRKVTGKSLCSQVELEDDVDDEACELVNGVELVIGEGEDSFRAYLLKAVKNNNGTGVLLLSDALGFEDSATRDFAYRVACYGYNVLVPDLFRANPWKLNWAVDGFDSWLSKQSPERVARDVDACTAWMIDEFLAAGISKKLGVIGFSFGGGHLMEALSRDEQAYYGTGICFYGSNMDPSKGSSIKTPVLFVSGDNDPSCPVTTLNEIEKKIQGSRVVIYHGRGQGFVHRPESEEEDEAAEDAFSIMRNWLHDNLLVRETELLV from the exons ATGCCTCTTGGCCGAAAAGTGACCGGCAAGTCACTTTGCAGTCAAGTGGAACTAGAGGATGATGTTGATGATGAAGCATGTGAGCTTGTCAATGGAGTTGAGCTGGTTATCGGAGAGGGCGAGGACAGTTTCCGCGCATACTTACTGAAGGCAGTGAAGAACAACAATGGAACAGGTGTGCTGCTTCTATCCGATGCACTTGGTTTTGAAGATTCAGCTACAAGGGACTTTGCCTATCGAGTGGCTTGCTATGGCTACAA TGTTCTTGTCCCTGATTTATTTCGAGCGAATCCATGGAAGCTAAACTGGGCGGTGGATGGGTTCGATTCCTGGTTATCCAAACAATCACCTGAAAGGGTTGCTAGAGATGTCGACGCATGCACAGCCTGGATGATTGATGAATTTCTAGCTGCCGGAATCTCAAAAAAACTCGGCGTCATCGGATTCTCTTTCGGCGGTGGACATCTTATGGAAGCCTTATCTCGTGATGAGCAAGCATACTATGGCACCGGCATCTGTTTCTATGGCTCAAACATGGACCCATCCAAAGGGAGCAGCATCAAAACACCGGTTTTGTTTGTTTCCGGAGATAACGATCCCTCCTGTCCTGTAACTACACTGAATGAGATTGAGAAGAAGATTCAAGGCTCGAGGGTCGTGATATACCATGGCAGAGGACAAGGGTTTGTGCATCGACCAGAGtcggaggaggaagatgaagctGCAGAGGATGCTTTTTCTATCATGAGGAATTGGTTGCATGATAATTTGCTTGTAAGGGAAACTGAGTTACTTGTGTGA
- the LOC122051312 gene encoding uncharacterized protein LOC122051312, which yields MGSHGGGGGNMNWDGSSYISKSSKGSRSWGRKSSRAQGVWGDSSVGMEKKRVMVVVDQSGKAKEAMMWALTHVANKGDLLTLLLCLPPRRVGDSELHNFADSLALLCKSTKPEVEVEALVMEGPKLETVLSQVRKLEASVLVLSQSKPSLCCCLFNTSSEDFVEQCIDEAQCLTLAVRKQSMGVGGYLVSTKWQNNFWLLA from the exons ATGGGCAGCCATGGTGGTGGTGGAGGAAATATgaattgggatggctcttcctACATTTCCAAGTCTTCTAAAGGTTCAAGGAGTTGGGGGAGGAAGAGCAGCAGGGCTCAGGGAGTGTGGGGGGATAGCAGTGTGgggatggagaagaagagggtgATGGTGGTGGTAGACCAGAGTGGGAAGGCCAAGGaagccatgatgtgggcattgacTCATGTGGCAAACAAAGGGGACCTCCTCACTCTCCTCCTTTGCCTTCCTCCTCGCAGAGTTGGAGACTCTGAGCTGCACAACTTTGCAGACTCTCTTGCCTTATTGTGCAAATCCACCAAGCCAGAG GTGGAAGTGGAAGCACTTGTAATGGAAGGACCAAAGCTGGAAACTGTCCTCAGCCAAGTCAGGAAACTGGAAGCATCAGTTCTAGTATTGAGCCAGAGCAAACCCTCCCTATGTTGCTG TTTGTTTAATACAAGCAGCGAAGACTTCGTAGAGCAGTGCATCGATGAAGCTCAGTGCCTCACATTAGCCGTGAGGAAGCAAAGCATGGGAGTAGGTGGCTACCTGGTCAGCACTAAATGGCAGAACAACTTCTGGCTCCTGGCCTAA
- the LOC122051315 gene encoding glycolipid transfer protein 3-like isoform X1 has product MRLNKVIPMASVSGSLQSGNLHPLARLVDLPNSLRLSLPTRRRSDMARKRRCPREQLGPDQTIKRMKPARKSKGEEVEVEEEDKSRGRRQGWSDVRMALEELSLFKLEESKVSAMPLLAASNLLLHLLDKIGPTMLVLRLDIQRNVERVEEVFMLDPNMNSSLIEIVKKEVGEGTSRKTGSCSKAILWLTRSIVFGLTLFQKLDKNPELKLEQVVEEAYSEVLKPCHGWISSAAYKIALKLVPERETLIRLLMGQEQDYEALKQDIKSYVSVIQPLLDEICALLRTYHLDKLKST; this is encoded by the exons ATGAGATTAAACAAGGTTATTCCAATGGCGAGCGTCAGCGGCAGTCTCCAATCTGGCAATCTCCATCCACTGGCACGCCTCGTTGACCTCCCTAATTCTCTTCGCCTGTCCTTGCCCACCCGCAGGAGATCAGACATGGCCAGGAAGAGGCGGTGCCCACGCGAGCAACTGGGCCCAGACCAGACCATCAAGAGGATGAAGCCGGCGAGGAAGAGCAAAggcgaggaggtggaggtggaggaggaggacAAGAGCCGTGGCCGGAGACAAGGGTGGTCGGATGTTAGGATGGCACTGGAAGAGCTCTCCCTGTTCAAGCTCGAGGAAAGCAAGGTCTCCGCCATGCCTCTTCTCGCTGCCTCCAATCTGCTCCTGCATCTCCTCG ATAAGATTGGTCCTACGATGCTGGTGCTGAGGCTGGATATACAGAGGAATGTTGAG AGAGTGGAAGAGGTATTCATGTTGGATCCAAACATGAATTCAAGTTTAATCGAGATAGTGAAGAAAGAAGTAGGTGAGGGCACTTCGAGAAAAACTGGAAGCTGTTCAAAAGCTATTCTTTGGCTCACCAG GTCTATAGTTTTCGGTTTAACTTTGTTCCAAAAATTGGACAAGAACCCTGAATTAAAACTTGAGCAAGTAGTGGAAGAAGCATACAGTGAGGTTTTGAAGCCATGTCATGGTTGGATCTCGTCGGCTGCTTACAAG ATAGCTTTAAAACTGGTTCCAGAGAGGGAAACCTTAATCAGATTGCTCATGGGTCAAGAGCAGGATTATGAAGCTCTGAAACAAGACATCAAGAGCTATGTGTCGGTGATTCAGCCACTTTTGGATGAAATATGTGCCCTCTTG AGGACTTATCATTTGGATAAACTGAAGTCTACATGA
- the LOC122053588 gene encoding transcription repressor MYB6-like encodes MCPISTKKGYQQKPNSIILFLTTMGRSPCCEKARTNKGAWTKEEDERLIAYIKAHGEGCWRSLPKEAGLLRCGKSCRLRWINYLRPGLKRGNFTDEEDEQIIKMHSSLGNKWSLIAARLPGRTDNEIKNHWNTHIKRKLLSTGIDPQTHCQLGNLPRGQLVPSTMAKIDNARMKLPISMGLDLAEDGHSTITSTEEESSFPNLNLDLTLGRGPVNSQVEPSNSSQFKTTITPPPPLPPPMTSTTIMATTHVDTTMSSRPTHGGKFCPCYQFGYRIKETCNCHAMLLRYYGSLEQGQEIQ; translated from the exons ATGTGTCCCATCTCCACAAAGAAAGGATATCAACAAAAACCAAACTCTATCATTCTCTTTCTCACCACCATGGGGAGGTCTCCTTGTTGTGAGAAGGCTCGCACCAACAAAGGAGCATGGACCAAGGAGGAGGATGAACGGCTCATCGCCTACATCAAGGCTCACGGCGAGGGTTGTTGGAGATCCCTCCCTAAGGAGGCTG GGCTTCTTCGTTGCGGTAAAAGTTGTCGGCTTCGATGGATAAACTACCTACGGCCGGGCCTAAAGCGCGGTAACTTTACCGACGAAGAGGACGAACAGATCATCAAGATGCATAGCTCGTTGGGAAACAA GTGGTCTTTAATCGCTGCACGATTACCTGGAAGGACCGACAACGAGATCAAGAACCACTGGAACACACACATAAAGCGCAAGCTCCTTAGTACTGGAATTGACCCACAAACTCACTGTCAATTGGGCAACCTTCCTCGCGGGCAACTTGTGCCTTCTACCATGGCCAAGATCGATAACGCTCGAATGAAACTACCCATATCGATGGGCCTCGACCTAGCTGAGGACGGGCATAGCACCATTACAAGCACGGAAGAGGAGTCATCTTTTCCTAATCTCAACCTTGACCTCACCCTTGGGCGCGGCCCCGTAAACTCGCAGGTAGAACCCTCAAACTCGTCACAATTCAAGACGACAATAACACCACCGCCGCCGCTACCACCTCCAATGACGTCTACAACAATAATGGCAACAACACATGTTGATACTACAATGTCATCGAGACCGACACACGGTGGAAAATTTTGTCCGTGCTACCAATTCGGATATCGAATCAAAGAGACATGTAATTGCCATGCGATGCTGCTTAGGTACTATGGCTCTTTGGAGCAAGGGCAAGAAATCCAATAA
- the LOC122051309 gene encoding 30S ribosomal protein S17, chloroplastic-like: MSLISSFLHLNLRHPSPFLHGSLPPLPKISPFSSPAARPQPPPSALTVRAMKIMQGRVVCATNDKTVAVEVIRLAPHPKYKRRVRKKKKYQAHDPENRFKVGDYVQLEKSRPISKTKAFVAIPVTARNAPKSAQPVPLDLDLPPPESQD, translated from the coding sequence ATGTCCCTCATCTCTTCCTTCCTCCACCTCAATCTCCGCCATCCGTCTCCCTTCCTCCATGGCTCCCTCCCTCCTCTACCCAAGATCTCACCTTTCTCCTCCCCGGCCGCTCGGCCACAGCCCCCACCCTCCGCCCTCACCGTCAGGGCCATGAAGATCATGCAGGGTCGGGTGGTCTGCGCCACCAACGACAAGACCGTGGCGGTGGAGGTCATCCGCCTCGCCCCCCACCCCAAGTACAAGCGCCGCGTccgcaagaagaagaagtaccaGGCCCATGACCCCGAGAACCGGTTCAAGGTCGGCGACTACGTCCAGCTCGAGAAATCCCGCCCCATCAGCAAAACCAAGGCCTTCGTCGCCATCCCCGTCACCGCGCGCAACGCCCCCAAGTCGGCCCAGCCTGTGCCGCTCGATCTCGATTTGCCCCCTCCAGAGTCTCAGGACTAA
- the LOC122051315 gene encoding glycolipid transfer protein 3-like isoform X2 has protein sequence MRLNKVIPMASVSGSLQSGNLHPLARLVDLPNSLRLSLPTRRRSDMARKRRCPREQLGPDQTIKRMKPARKSKGEEVEVEEEDKSRGRRQGWSDVRMALEELSLFKLEESKVSAMPLLAASNLLLHLLDKIGPTMLVLRLDIQRNVERVEEVFMLDPNMNSSLIEIVKKEVGEGTSRKTGSCSKAILWLTRSIVFGLTLFQKLDKNPELKLEQVVEEAYSEVLKPCHGWISSAAYKIALKLVPERETLIRLLMGQEQDYEALKQDIKSYVSVIQPLLDEICALL, from the exons ATGAGATTAAACAAGGTTATTCCAATGGCGAGCGTCAGCGGCAGTCTCCAATCTGGCAATCTCCATCCACTGGCACGCCTCGTTGACCTCCCTAATTCTCTTCGCCTGTCCTTGCCCACCCGCAGGAGATCAGACATGGCCAGGAAGAGGCGGTGCCCACGCGAGCAACTGGGCCCAGACCAGACCATCAAGAGGATGAAGCCGGCGAGGAAGAGCAAAggcgaggaggtggaggtggaggaggaggacAAGAGCCGTGGCCGGAGACAAGGGTGGTCGGATGTTAGGATGGCACTGGAAGAGCTCTCCCTGTTCAAGCTCGAGGAAAGCAAGGTCTCCGCCATGCCTCTTCTCGCTGCCTCCAATCTGCTCCTGCATCTCCTCG ATAAGATTGGTCCTACGATGCTGGTGCTGAGGCTGGATATACAGAGGAATGTTGAG AGAGTGGAAGAGGTATTCATGTTGGATCCAAACATGAATTCAAGTTTAATCGAGATAGTGAAGAAAGAAGTAGGTGAGGGCACTTCGAGAAAAACTGGAAGCTGTTCAAAAGCTATTCTTTGGCTCACCAG GTCTATAGTTTTCGGTTTAACTTTGTTCCAAAAATTGGACAAGAACCCTGAATTAAAACTTGAGCAAGTAGTGGAAGAAGCATACAGTGAGGTTTTGAAGCCATGTCATGGTTGGATCTCGTCGGCTGCTTACAAG ATAGCTTTAAAACTGGTTCCAGAGAGGGAAACCTTAATCAGATTGCTCATGGGTCAAGAGCAGGATTATGAAGCTCTGAAACAAGACATCAAGAGCTATGTGTCGGTGATTCAGCCACTTTTGGATGAAATATGTGCCCTCTTG TAA
- the LOC122051313 gene encoding heat shock factor-binding protein-like, whose product MASTNPVAPKTGDHESEGSVQSTADMTAFVQNLLVQMQNRFQAMSEGIVAKIDEMGSKIDELEKSIIDLKAEMDAEPTVKSDPEEGKPSDESS is encoded by the coding sequence ATGGCTTCCACGAATCCCGTCGCCCCGAAGACTGGCGATCATGAATCCGAAGGATCGGTGCAGAGCACCGCCGATATGACGGCGTTCGTCCAAAACCTTCTCGTGCAGATGCAGAACAGGTTCCAGGCGATGTCCGAGGGCATAGTTGCAAAGATAGATGAGATGGGGAGCAAGATCGATGAACTGGAGAAGAGCATCATTGACCTCAAAGCTGAGATGGACGCGGAACCCACGGTGAAGTCGGATCCGGAAGAAGGCAAGCCTTCTGACGAATCTTCATGA
- the LOC122051310 gene encoding sister chromatid cohesion 1 protein 3-like: MVTGSTAGLLIYSRKLNYLFQDCNRMLANIRVAVALIHVNLQENADKAPFESITLPETFNLDALELDESINPTDGSNNHQKDYQQITLAGEASAGEDQYAAFFVDKDNNTNSSVEPESRNDAEPMEGDPALNSTSFEDPHSNNHGNGSFQTFDVNNNIQEFQEIEVMRENNLDPENQLKLDNTSNGVELHDHSTSVTKRNHSFDPILEDILVFGDEPLPSTSHANPPISTFDSNIANREISSGQALPHLELEL, encoded by the exons ATGGTGACGGGGTCGACAGCCGGTCTTCT AATATACTCGCGGAAGTTGAATTATCTGTTTCAGGACTGTAACAGGATGTTGGCTAATATAAGGGTGGCCGTTGCTTTGATACATGTCAATTTACAAGAAAATGCAGATAAAGCTCCATTTGAGTCTATAACATTACCTGAGACCTTTAACCTTGATGCATTGGAGTTAGATGAATCAATCAATCCTACTGA TGGCTCAAACAATCACCAAAAAGATTATCAGCAAATAACTTTGGCAG GTGAAGCTTCAGCAGGGGAAGATCAGTATGCAGCTTTCTTCGTTGATAAG GATAACAACACAAACTCATCAGTAGAGCCAGAAAGTAGAAATGATGCAGAACCCATGGAAGGAGA CCCGGCTCTAAACTCTACATCTTTTGAGGATCCTCAttcaaataatcatggcaatggTTCTTTTCAAACTTTCGATGTCAACAATAATATTCAAGAATTTCAAGAAATTGAGGTTATGCGTGAAAATAACTTGGATCCTGAGAACCAGTTAAAGTTGGATAACACTAGCAATGGTGTTGAATTACATGATCATTCTACATCAGTAACAAAGAGAAATCATAGTTTTGATCCAATACTCGAAGATATTTTGGTTTTTGGAGACGAACCTTTGCCTTCAACATCTCATGCCAACCCACCAATATCTACATTTGATTCCAACATTGCTAACAGGGAGATATCTTctg GTCAAGCCTTACCTCACTTGGAGCTGGAGCTTTAG